From Pedobacter cryoconitis, one genomic window encodes:
- a CDS encoding O-antigen ligase family protein, whose translation MQRDSNHLFLKKSRIKFLIFGLLIAGISSFATAKLELLVPVVLALLAVFTVYLIFLFRNPKVGLVTLVIYCFLLGFLGREIGGLSYGMGIELLLVLTWLSSLIYYKKEDWLVIRNDLSLLFLIWFIVSVIEVINPAGASVMGWLMEIRSVALYPVLLIPLSFIVFNKKSDLDLFIKLILGLALVAALNGIKQIHFGLFPGEQRFIDGPGGATHLIFGKLRAFSFYDAGQFGAFEAVFVVMAVVLALGSSKLWKKVTLLSLAGFYGYAMLLSGTRGAFFALVVAAVFAIFLTKNFKVLFLGGLFMAVFLGGLKYTTIGSNYYEINRFRSSLDPEDPSLNVRFNTQRILREYLSSRPFGGGLGVLGAFSEYNQDKFLSIIQPDSYWVKIWAMYGIVGLTLWFSMLMYILGKCCGIIWMIQDKKLKVKLIAILSASAGIFFCSYGNEVINNMPSSLIVCISFVLVYLGPKFDKEIAQENLLIETSNLDNNSLIVVKPI comes from the coding sequence ATGCAGCGAGATTCTAATCACCTGTTTTTAAAGAAGTCGAGAATAAAGTTTTTAATTTTTGGTCTTTTAATAGCGGGAATATCCAGTTTTGCAACCGCAAAACTGGAATTATTAGTTCCGGTAGTATTAGCGCTGCTGGCCGTATTTACTGTTTACCTGATCTTTCTTTTCAGAAATCCAAAGGTCGGACTGGTAACCTTAGTCATTTACTGTTTTTTACTGGGCTTTTTAGGCAGGGAAATAGGAGGCCTGTCTTATGGGATGGGGATCGAATTACTACTGGTCCTGACCTGGCTGTCCTCCCTGATTTATTATAAGAAAGAAGACTGGCTGGTGATCCGTAATGATCTGAGCCTGTTATTCCTGATCTGGTTTATTGTCAGTGTCATCGAAGTTATTAATCCGGCTGGTGCGAGTGTAATGGGCTGGCTGATGGAAATCAGGTCGGTCGCCTTATATCCGGTACTGCTTATTCCTTTGAGTTTCATTGTATTTAATAAGAAAAGTGATCTTGACCTTTTCATTAAGCTGATTCTTGGTTTAGCGCTTGTTGCTGCATTAAACGGGATTAAACAGATACATTTTGGCTTATTTCCAGGCGAACAACGCTTTATTGACGGGCCTGGTGGGGCTACCCATTTGATTTTCGGAAAACTGCGTGCATTCTCCTTTTATGATGCCGGGCAGTTTGGTGCATTTGAGGCGGTGTTTGTGGTAATGGCCGTGGTACTGGCTTTAGGCTCCTCTAAGCTTTGGAAAAAAGTGACCTTATTGTCTCTTGCTGGTTTTTATGGCTATGCGATGTTGCTTTCGGGTACAAGGGGTGCATTTTTCGCCCTGGTTGTCGCAGCTGTTTTTGCGATATTCCTGACTAAAAACTTCAAGGTATTGTTTTTAGGTGGCCTGTTTATGGCCGTCTTTTTAGGGGGATTGAAATACACCACCATCGGAAGTAATTATTACGAAATTAACCGTTTCAGAAGTTCTCTGGATCCTGAAGATCCATCCTTGAATGTCCGTTTCAATACGCAGCGGATTTTGAGGGAATACCTGAGCTCGCGGCCTTTTGGTGGCGGATTGGGTGTTTTAGGGGCTTTCTCTGAGTATAATCAGGATAAATTCCTTTCCATCATACAACCGGATAGTTACTGGGTTAAAATATGGGCTATGTATGGTATTGTAGGGCTAACCCTTTGGTTTAGTATGCTGATGTATATTTTAGGAAAATGCTGCGGAATTATCTGGATGATACAGGATAAAAAACTGAAAGTAAAGCTGATTGCAATCTTATCAGCCAGTGCTGGTATTTTCTTTTGCAGTTATGGAAATGAGGTCATCAATAATATGCCTTCTTCTTTAATTGTCTGTATTTCGTTTGTACTGGTTTATCTGGGACCGAAATTTGATAAAGAAATTGCACAGGAGAACTTATTAATTGAGACGAGTAACCTTGATAACAACAGCCTAATTGTAGTTAAACCTATTTAA